The genomic stretch ACGGGGACACCGGCCCGGCGGCCTGAACAGGCGCTGGGTCAGGTGGGCCACCCGTCGGTGCGCCACGCCTGCTGCCCTTCCTCGGGAGTCGACAACGGCCGGGCGTGGGCGGTGAGGGCGGCGGGCAGGTCGCAGTGGACGGGGATGTCCGGGCAGTCGCCCGGCGGAACCAGCGATCCGTCCGCCGGGATGGCGGCGAGTTCCAGGGTGCGGCCCGCCCCGGCGAGTCGGCGTGCGGCCTCGGTGATGGCCACCTGGCCCTCGGCGGACCAACTGCGCAGCTCGGTCAGGTCGAGGATGACCGGCCCGCTGCCGCGCGCGACGACCCAGCCGACCGCGCCGGCGAAGCGGCGGACCGCGTCCGGGCCCAGGTATCCGGCGACGGAGAGGATGCCGAGATCCTGCTCGATGGTGTAGCGCCACTCGATGGTCATGCGGTGAACTTCCTTGCGGTGGTGCGGGCGGGATTCAGCGGCGCAGGCATCACACCTCCGCGCGGGCGAGGCGGAAGCCGCTGACCGTCTTGGGATGCAGGCGCATCAGGGTGTCGTGCGGGCCGTGGGTCCAGCCGGACAGGGTGCGCAGGTAGTGGGCTGCCTCGTCGGGGTTCGTGATCACCTCGGCCGGTCCGGACACGGTGACCGTCCAGCCGGTCCCGGCCACCGCGCGGATCTCGTCCACCTGGTACGTCGCCGTCGCGGGCACCGCCGGTGCCGGGACCGGCGTACGCACCACCAGGCGGCCGTACTCCCACACGTGCCGGCCGGGCCGCACCACGGTCAGCTCACGCTGCGCGTACACCAGCCGCCCCAGGCTGCTGCCTTCCAGCAGCCACAGGGCTTCCGCGCCGGAGACCTCGACCATGCGCAGGGCGGCGGGGGGAATGCTCATCGGAGGGCGTCCTCGCTGGAGGTTCGGGGCTGCTGGGCGGGAAGGGCCGACAGGACGCCGGCCGTCTCCAGGTGGTCACGGGCCGCCCGGATCGCCTCCGGGGTGGTGGCGTACTCCCGGCCCTCGTGCCGCAGCAGGTCCAGGGCGCCGACGGAGTCGAGGACCTGGAGCTG from Streptomyces davaonensis JCM 4913 encodes the following:
- a CDS encoding STAS domain-containing protein — encoded protein: MTIEWRYTIEQDLGILSVAGYLGPDAVRRFAGAVGWVVARGSGPVILDLTELRSWSAEGQVAITEAARRLAGAGRTLELAAIPADGSLVPPGDCPDIPVHCDLPAALTAHARPLSTPEEGQQAWRTDGWPT
- a CDS encoding pyridoxamine 5'-phosphate oxidase family protein translates to MSIPPAALRMVEVSGAEALWLLEGSSLGRLVYAQRELTVVRPGRHVWEYGRLVVRTPVPAPAVPATATYQVDEIRAVAGTGWTVTVSGPAEVITNPDEAAHYLRTLSGWTHGPHDTLMRLHPKTVSGFRLARAEV